The Hyphomicrobium sp. MC1 genome window below encodes:
- a CDS encoding ABC transporter permease subunit — protein sequence MSIWRRGGSWWRDVLWPWALPVALLITWEGACRAGLISNRILPAPSDVALAGWHLSRTGELWSNMAVSFLRAMTGLAIGGSLGFFFGLANGLSRNSEKTTDTLLQMVRNVPHLALIPLVILWFGIGETAKIFLVVLGVFFPIYINTLHGIRTVDPQLIEMGRVYGMTNTELFSRVILPGALPSIFVGLRYALGFMWLTLIVAETIAASSGIGYMAMQAREFLLVDVVVLSILIYALLGKVADGAARFLERTFLSWHPSFQATPHE from the coding sequence ATGAGCATTTGGCGACGTGGTGGCTCGTGGTGGCGCGACGTCCTTTGGCCCTGGGCACTTCCCGTAGCGTTATTGATAACTTGGGAGGGTGCATGCCGGGCCGGCCTCATATCAAACCGCATTCTCCCTGCGCCGTCGGACGTCGCGCTCGCCGGATGGCACCTATCGCGAACCGGTGAGCTTTGGAGCAATATGGCGGTGAGTTTTCTGCGCGCCATGACCGGTCTTGCGATCGGTGGATCGCTCGGATTTTTTTTCGGTTTGGCCAATGGCTTGTCGCGAAATTCCGAGAAGACAACGGATACGCTACTTCAAATGGTGCGGAACGTTCCTCATCTGGCATTGATTCCGCTGGTCATCCTTTGGTTCGGCATCGGCGAGACAGCAAAAATCTTTCTTGTCGTCCTTGGCGTTTTCTTTCCGATTTACATCAACACACTTCACGGCATCCGCACCGTCGATCCGCAACTCATCGAGATGGGCCGTGTCTACGGAATGACCAACACCGAGCTTTTCTCGCGGGTCATCCTTCCGGGCGCGTTGCCATCAATTTTTGTCGGTCTGCGCTATGCGCTTGGCTTCATGTGGCTGACACTGATTGTCGCCGAAACCATCGCCGCCTCATCCGGTATCGGTTACATGGCGATGCAGGCTCGCGAATTTTTGCTGGTCGATGTCGTCGTCCTCAGTATCCTGATTTACGCGTTGCTAGGCAAAGTTGCCGATGGCGCCGCGCGTTTTCTCGAACGGACTTTCCTCAGCTGGCATCCGTCCTTTCAAGCAACGCCACACGAGTGA
- a CDS encoding ATP-binding cassette domain-containing protein, which produces MMDSIRLADDDAIVNWTASHRDAVSYVPGLSLTVRNLRISFKDREVLNGLNFHIPAGQFVAIVGKSGCGKSTLLRLIVGLDRPSGGEFWFGADSKAAWDEHTVRVMFQEPRLLPWARVISNVEVGLGRDRRSSGARELALATLQKVGLGDRREEWPSVLSGGQRQRVALARALVSRPQILALDEPLGALDALTRISMQKLLEHVWRDQGFTALLVTHDVAEAITLADRVLLIENGTVKLDLTVDIPRPRSRGSVEVGKLESRILDELFQEVRAGEDA; this is translated from the coding sequence ATGATGGATTCGATACGCTTGGCTGACGACGACGCCATAGTAAATTGGACGGCCTCTCATCGTGACGCCGTGTCTTACGTCCCTGGCCTCAGTCTGACAGTGCGGAATCTTCGCATATCCTTCAAAGACCGCGAAGTTCTGAACGGACTGAATTTCCATATCCCGGCGGGTCAGTTTGTTGCCATTGTCGGCAAGAGCGGATGTGGAAAGAGCACCCTTCTCCGATTGATTGTCGGCCTCGATCGGCCCTCAGGTGGCGAATTCTGGTTCGGAGCAGATTCGAAGGCGGCGTGGGATGAACACACCGTCCGCGTCATGTTCCAAGAACCTCGTCTGCTCCCTTGGGCGCGCGTCATTTCCAATGTTGAGGTTGGACTAGGTCGCGATCGGCGTTCGTCCGGCGCGCGAGAGCTGGCTCTTGCCACCCTTCAAAAAGTCGGCCTCGGGGACCGCCGAGAAGAATGGCCGTCGGTACTCTCCGGAGGACAACGCCAGCGGGTTGCTCTTGCTCGCGCACTCGTCTCCCGGCCTCAGATCCTGGCGCTCGACGAGCCGCTGGGTGCGCTCGATGCGCTGACGCGGATCTCTATGCAGAAACTGCTCGAGCATGTGTGGCGCGACCAAGGATTCACCGCCTTGCTAGTGACTCATGACGTCGCCGAAGCGATCACGCTTGCTGATCGTGTACTGCTCATTGAAAACGGCACCGTCAAGCTCGATCTTACGGTCGATATACCGCGACCTCGCTCTCGCGGATCGGTCGAAGTCGGCAAGCTGGAGAGCCGAATCCTCGATGAGCTGTTTCAGGAAGTGCGTGCGGGTGAGGACGCATAG